A window of the Oryza brachyantha chromosome 5, ObraRS2, whole genome shotgun sequence genome harbors these coding sequences:
- the LOC102701543 gene encoding signal peptidase complex catalytic subunit SEC11A-like has protein sequence MGFIGDTAESIRSIQIRSVLAQIIGLGMIVTSALIIWKGLIVATGSESPVVVVLSGSMEPGFKRGDILFLHMSKDPIRTGEIVVFNVDGREIPIVHRVIKVHERQESKEVDILTKGDNNFGDDRLLYAHGQLWLQQHHIMGRAVGFLPYVGWVTIIMTEKPIIKYLLIGALGLLVITSKE, from the exons ATGGGGTTCATCGGCGACACGGCGGAGTCGATCCGCTCGATACAGATCCGCAGCGTCCTCGCGCAGATCATCGGCCTAG GAATGATTGTTACCTCCGCATTGATCATATGGAAGGGATTGATAGTTGCAACAGGGAGCGAGTCCCCTGTGGTTGTGGTACTTTCTGGTAGCATGGAGCCTGGATTTAAAAGG GGTGATATCCTTTTTTTGCACATGAGCAAAGACCCTATTCGCACAGGAGAAATAGTTGTTTTTAATGTTGAT GGCCGTGAAATTCCTATTGTTCACCGCGTGATTAAG GTCCATGAACGCCAGGAAAGTAAAGAAGTTGATATCCTTACGAAAG GTGATAATAATTTTGGGGATGACCGTCTTCTTTATGCACATGGGCAGCTTTGGCTTCAGCAACATCACATCATGGGACGGGCCGTAGG CTTTCTTCCATATGTCGGATGGGTTACAATCATCATGACTGAAAAACCAATTATAAAG TACCTGCTCATCGGTGCCCTGGGTTTGCTGGTCATTACATCGAAAGAGTAA